One part of the Oceanispirochaeta sp. M1 genome encodes these proteins:
- a CDS encoding RidA family protein yields MSSHIIKVSRNTGNAPKSLFSTQTVAFSHYNNISAQNPVDPKSGEIVGLDIKVQAKQCLANIKAIVESVDHVMDDVVKITIFLKNISDIDAVDEVYTEFFPGYVPTRTTVAVAALPMDDALVQIEAVISNGEGTAPQDPCPLIKIARDTENAPKSSVSTQSVAFSHYNNISSQNPIDPKSGKMVAGGIKEQAGQCLNSIKAILESIDHVLDDVVKTTIFLKNISDIEAVNEVCAEFFPSYVPARTTVIVSALAMDALVQIDTVVSHGDGTPPQLPEDTRLLVKEAGNTENAPKVPYSHTVAFSHYNHISGQIPIDPKTGKIVAGGVKEQAGQCLKNIKAIIESVDHVMDDVVKINICIKNIADIDAVNEVYTTFFKSDLPARTIIGVSVLPMDALVQIDAVVSNCEGTAPEAS; encoded by the coding sequence ATGAGTAGCCATATAATAAAAGTTTCAAGAAATACCGGAAATGCACCAAAAAGTCTGTTCTCTACACAAACTGTAGCTTTTTCTCATTATAATAATATTTCAGCTCAAAACCCTGTGGATCCAAAATCTGGGGAAATCGTAGGTCTTGATATAAAAGTGCAGGCAAAGCAGTGCTTAGCAAATATTAAGGCAATTGTAGAAAGTGTCGACCACGTTATGGACGATGTTGTCAAAATCACTATATTCCTTAAGAATATCTCAGATATTGATGCTGTTGACGAAGTTTATACAGAATTTTTTCCAGGCTATGTTCCTACACGGACGACAGTCGCAGTTGCGGCTTTACCTATGGATGATGCTTTGGTACAAATTGAAGCAGTTATTTCAAACGGTGAAGGTACAGCTCCGCAAGATCCCTGCCCTCTCATAAAAATTGCACGAGACACAGAAAATGCACCAAAAAGTTCTGTATCTACACAATCTGTAGCTTTCTCTCATTACAACAATATTTCATCTCAAAACCCCATCGATCCTAAATCTGGTAAAATGGTAGCTGGTGGCATAAAAGAGCAGGCTGGACAGTGCTTAAATAGCATTAAAGCAATTTTAGAAAGTATCGACCACGTTCTGGACGATGTAGTTAAAACAACCATATTCCTTAAAAACATCTCTGATATTGAAGCCGTAAACGAAGTTTGTGCAGAATTTTTCCCAAGCTATGTTCCTGCACGGACAACAGTTATTGTTTCGGCTTTAGCTATGGATGCACTGGTACAAATTGATACAGTTGTGTCACACGGAGATGGTACACCCCCACAACTTCCTGAAGACACTCGTCTACTGGTTAAAGAAGCAGGCAATACGGAAAATGCACCAAAAGTTCCATACTCACACACTGTAGCATTTTCTCATTACAATCATATTTCAGGTCAAATCCCTATAGATCCGAAAACCGGTAAAATAGTAGCTGGTGGTGTAAAAGAGCAGGCTGGACAATGCCTGAAAAATATCAAGGCAATTATAGAAAGTGTCGACCACGTTATGGACGATGTAGTTAAGATCAATATCTGCATTAAAAATATTGCAGATATTGATGCGGTAAATGAAGTTTACACAACATTCTTCAAAAGCGATCTTCCTGCAAGAACAATTATTGGCGTTTCAGTTCTCCCTATGGATGCTCTGGTACAAATTGATGCCGTTGTTTCTAACTGTGAGGGTACAGCTCCAGAAGCATCTTAA
- a CDS encoding S9 family peptidase encodes MNYFIKSLLVFGVLLTVLTGCTTTNVSEIAEYKIESHSVMIPTRDSTIPATVIIPATDGKFPLVIMAHGHGGSKDENGGYKNIAEELGKHGIATVRIDFAGCGESTESFQLNTLSNMIDDVDLSIEFLVANYPIDKNSIGIFGYSMGGRIALAMATDGMHDFDGMVLLAPAVDADTMVGFLGGQDAWDGFYTTALADGYTDFTTIFGAKQELSLQWFEDLLAYNPLDRAANYKGEALVIYGEDDFVVSPAVSKATAAALGCETLDVTGDTHSYSFYSDSPEIRSAILDGTIGTFVKAFK; translated from the coding sequence ATGAATTATTTTATTAAAAGTTTATTAGTATTTGGAGTACTGCTCACAGTACTGACGGGATGCACAACAACAAATGTATCAGAAATAGCTGAGTACAAGATTGAGAGTCATAGTGTTATGATTCCTACAAGGGATTCCACTATTCCTGCAACTGTCATTATTCCTGCAACTGACGGTAAGTTTCCCCTGGTCATCATGGCACATGGTCATGGCGGTTCGAAGGATGAAAACGGCGGGTATAAAAATATCGCCGAAGAACTGGGTAAACATGGTATTGCAACTGTCAGAATTGATTTTGCCGGATGCGGAGAAAGTACTGAAAGTTTCCAACTCAACACTCTTTCCAATATGATCGATGATGTAGATTTATCCATTGAATTCCTGGTTGCTAATTATCCCATAGACAAGAACAGCATAGGAATCTTCGGTTACAGTATGGGTGGCCGGATTGCTCTAGCAATGGCAACTGACGGAATGCATGATTTTGACGGAATGGTTCTTCTTGCACCTGCGGTTGATGCAGATACAATGGTAGGTTTTCTCGGAGGACAGGACGCATGGGACGGGTTTTATACCACAGCTTTAGCTGACGGTTATACAGATTTCACGACGATATTCGGAGCGAAGCAGGAACTTAGCCTCCAATGGTTCGAAGATCTGCTCGCATACAACCCGTTAGATAGGGCCGCCAATTACAAAGGAGAAGCACTTGTAATCTACGGTGAGGATGACTTTGTTGTTTCCCCTGCAGTAAGCAAGGCAACAGCCGCTGCATTAGGATGCGAGACTCTTGATGTTACAGGAGATACTCATAGCTACAGCTTCTACAGCGACAGCCCCGAAATCCGCTCTGCAATCCTCGATGGAACAATCGGAACATTCGTAAAAGCATTCAAATAA
- a CDS encoding diaminopropionate ammonia-lyase: MSKTKTDTIWIYKKRDNKEVESSKKLFPLDVAHEAREFHMQIPGNKISPLKNLNNLARMFGVGGIWIKDESERLELNSFKVLGGSFALYKFIQKKLGLEGQTLTYDFLVSNEVKEKLGKLTFSSATDGNHGRGIAWAAGKLGHKCVIYVHSETSESRIQAIRDYGATVKIIDGNYDDAVKQIVIDSEKNGWNIISDTSWDGYTTVPSWIMQGYTTIYLEIQEQFSAQGIIKPTHIFIQAGVGALAASIIGFYHSLFGKDAPISVVVEPENAACLYESIKMNDGQPHTVTGSLNTIMAGLACGEPSPIAWSILKDTADAFVVCPDYVAAKGMRIYATPLKGDSFIVSGESGAVTLGALVGILSQEGLQELKTLLKLDNKSQILLINTEGNTDPVQFKQIIWEGSNPVPKEFWTSDRK, from the coding sequence ATGAGCAAAACTAAGACAGATACAATCTGGATTTATAAAAAAAGAGACAATAAAGAAGTTGAATCAAGTAAAAAATTATTCCCCCTTGATGTAGCTCATGAAGCTAGAGAATTTCATATGCAGATTCCCGGCAATAAAATATCACCTTTAAAAAACCTGAACAATCTGGCTAGGATGTTCGGTGTAGGCGGAATATGGATTAAAGATGAATCAGAAAGACTGGAATTAAATTCATTTAAAGTTCTCGGCGGCTCATTTGCTCTCTATAAGTTTATTCAAAAAAAGCTGGGTCTTGAAGGACAAACACTGACTTATGATTTTCTGGTATCCAATGAAGTAAAAGAAAAGCTTGGAAAATTAACATTTTCTTCGGCAACCGATGGAAATCATGGTAGGGGGATAGCCTGGGCGGCAGGGAAACTCGGCCATAAATGTGTTATTTATGTACACTCTGAAACCTCTGAATCCCGAATACAGGCCATTCGGGATTATGGTGCCACTGTAAAAATCATTGATGGAAATTATGATGATGCTGTCAAACAAATAGTCATTGATTCTGAAAAGAATGGGTGGAATATAATTTCTGATACTTCATGGGATGGATATACAACTGTGCCATCTTGGATTATGCAGGGATATACGACAATATATCTGGAAATACAGGAACAATTCAGTGCTCAGGGAATTATAAAACCTACTCATATTTTCATACAGGCAGGTGTTGGTGCTCTGGCAGCATCTATAATTGGTTTTTATCATAGCCTATTTGGTAAGGATGCCCCGATTAGTGTTGTTGTCGAACCCGAGAATGCAGCTTGTCTTTATGAATCAATAAAAATGAATGACGGACAGCCGCATACTGTTACAGGTTCCTTAAACACAATCATGGCTGGCCTGGCATGTGGAGAACCCAGCCCTATAGCTTGGAGTATTTTAAAAGATACAGCAGATGCATTTGTAGTCTGTCCCGATTATGTGGCTGCCAAGGGTATGAGAATTTATGCTACACCCCTTAAGGGTGATTCTTTTATTGTATCAGGGGAATCAGGTGCTGTAACTTTAGGAGCTTTAGTAGGGATTCTTTCACAAGAAGGGCTTCAGGAATTGAAAACTCTCTTAAAACTTGATAATAAATCACAAATCTTACTTATAAATACAGAAGGTAATACGGATCCGGTACAATTCAAACAGATCATCTGGGAGGGTTCTAATCCAGTTCCAAAAGAATTCTGGACATCAGATAGGAAATAA
- a CDS encoding JAB domain-containing protein — protein MRCPIQNTRITHPESIYNLLSHMADRRQECFFTISLNGAHEHIKTRQMSRRLVNRTIVHPREVFAPSSLSEQCLKFLPYGKKLGQSLRGFIYLDFPIK, from the coding sequence ATGAGATGCCCGATCCAGAATACGAGAATCACTCACCCTGAATCAATCTACAACCTACTCTCTCATATGGCAGACCGCCGTCAGGAGTGTTTTTTCACCATAAGCCTCAATGGGGCTCATGAGCACATTAAAACCAGGCAGATGAGCCGGAGATTAGTAAATCGCACGATCGTGCACCCAAGAGAAGTATTTGCACCATCATCATTGTCGGAACAGTGCTTGAAATTTCTTCCCTATGGTAAAAAGCTGGGACAGTCTCTACGCGGATTTATTTACCTGGATTTTCCTATCAAATAA